The segment ATACAAGGAACCATAACGTAGAATTGTGTAGGGTAAATCGAACAACTTGTTATAATCTTCGATAAATGATTCTGCAGATTGTTTGCTACTTCGATAAAAGGATCCTGTCTGACTATATACATAAACTGAACTGGAAAAAATGAATCGTTCTACTCCAGCATTTTTTGCCGCTTCAAGTACCATTGCATTGCCTAAAATATTATATCTAATCGTATCAATGGGCCTTCTTACGCATTCATCGATATCAGCAATTCCTGCTAAATTATATACGACATCACAGCCATCTACCGCATTTTCAACTGATTCTTTATTAAGTATATCGCCAATGAACATCTCTTGTCCGGCTTTGAGGTATGGAGACGTTTTAATGTCAAATATTCTTACCTGATAGCCACTTTGAGTAAGAGCATCTGCAATATGGCTTCCTAAAAACCCCGACCCACCAAAAACAACTACTTTTTTACTCAAAACAATACCTCATTTTTCAATTTTTCGTTACAGTTATATCGAATAATTTCTTCTGTAGCTTCCAATTCCATTCTTTGCCTGGATTCTCTTGTGCTAGCACCCATATGACATGTGAGTACCACTGATTCACATTGACTTAAAGGACCATCGTAAGGTTCATTCTCGAACACATCAATGGCTGCTCCGGCAATCATCCCCTCTTCCAATGCAGATAACAAAGCCAACTCGTCTACCACTGGCCCCCTTGCAGTATTAATCAACACTGCAGTAGACCTCATCTTTTTGAGTGCATTATCATCAATTAAGTGGAATGTGCTTTCGGTGAGTGGTATGTTTAAAGAAACTACATCAGAATTCTCCAGTAGGCTATCTTTATCCACCCATTCAATCCCCATCATGTGACCAAAGGCCATGTCCGGGTCTATATCATTAGCCAGTATGTTGACATTGAATGGTTGCAATAAGTGTACCAGTGTTTTCCCAATACGCCCCAAGCCAATAATACCTACAGTCTTACCATATAGCAATCCACCCATGTGGCGATGCCATTTACCTTCTCTTAAGTGGCGATCTGTAGCAGTTATCCTTCGAAGACAATCAAGAATCAATCCCATACAGAGTTCTGCCACAGCCACTGTTGGTGCATCGGGAGTAAAGGCTACTTTCACATTACGCATTTTTGCAAGATCAAAATCAACCCCATCCAGGCCAATCCCTACACGTGAGATCAATTTGAGATCCGGTGCATTTTCAAATACAGATGCATCGATTATCTCAGTACCAGCTATGAGGGCATCACAATCTATTATCTGTGTAGCCAATTCTTGTGTCGTAATTTTGCGGCCATATGGATTGAGCTTGTAGCTTATTCCTTCTGCTTCCAGAAGATCAAGAGGCTCAGTAGAAATCTCACCAAATGGATGAGTTGATATGAACACTTTCTTTATAGATGTGGCTTTATCCATAATATCACAACTTTTTTATTTGCTCAATCGAATTTCTGCAACCTTCTCCCAAAAACAAGATGTCCAAACTATGTGCAATAAAACGATACCCTTCATCGACTTTTTCTTTAAACTCATCAAATGTTGGTGGAATCACATGAAAACCAGAAAGTGAATCGAGACGATTTGATACCTCTTTTACTTTTTCTAGTGCCTTCACAACATCAGGATGATCAAACTGCCCGGGAACGCCAAGTGAGCCTGAAAGATCATAAGGGCCTATAATAAAACCATCAACACCATCTACCGTTAATATTTCCTCCAAGTTTTCAACGGCTTCTATATGTTCCACCTGTACGATTACAATACTCTCTTCATCGTTCCATTCTTTATATTCTTCAAATGATTCTCCATACCCCTGTGCACGGGCCAGGCCAACGCCGCGTATTCCTTTTGGCGGATACTTTACGGAAGACACGGCCTGTTCCGCATCCTCACGACAGTTTACCATCGGAACGATCACACCATGGGCACCAGCATCCATTACTCTTTTTATGAGATTTGGATCATTTTTGCCTACTCTGACAAGAGGCACACACCCTGCCAGTTCAATTACCTGAATCAACTGCTGTGCCTGGTGCAATGTGATCGCACTGTGTTCCATATCCACAGTAAGCCAATCATATCCTGCTCTAGCCATAATTTCAGCTATTGAGGGGTGCCCCAATGTGATCCAGGAACCAATTGTTAATTCTCTATTTTTTAATTTTTCCTTCAGTGTCATTGTCACTCCTCACAATTTTCTATTTGTCTCTTTTTTAATGCTGGTACATATGAAGATGTTAAAGAATAGTATTGAATTCCCATAGATTCTCCATATGAGATCAGTTTCTCAAGATACTTACAATGGGTTTCATAGTAATCCTTGTAATCTCTGTCTCTGAAAAACGAAGGATGGGTTTCAAAAGCTGTTTTCATAAGTTCATCATATTGGACAGAAGAACTGTGTTTCCAGAAATATTTTTCATTTGGTTCCCTCCCATCTGCACCAATAATGAACACTTTTTTGGCTACTGCAGAAGCAATAGGCAACATTAAGAAAGTCAAAATGTTAGAGGATTTTTTTACATGAAATTTATCAATCGAAGGTATGTTCAACGATCTGCCAGAAGGCATCCCTATTAATTTACTTTTAAGTTCTGGATAATGTGCAATTAATAAAGGCATTGCCATGTCAGGAACCATCACATAGCATCCATACTTTCGGACTACATCCAGAACATGATCCCTGAATTGAGATGAATATTCACATGGACTAAAATGGAAAACAGGATCCGCAAAAACAAGAATATCCGGTCCATTAACATATTCCAAAAAAGTATCATTTTTTACAGTACTATTACAGATCACTTTGAAACAATTGTTTCCATAATCAAATTCCCTGTATCGGTCAAAAGAAGGACCTGTTGCAAAACAACAAGCTTTATCCTTGTGCTTATTTTGCTTGAGAAGGGAAGAAAGATTTTGTTTTGAGATTGATCTGAATTGTTCAATTTCTTTTTTATCAAATGTCTTGTAATAGCCATCTTTCCATATGTTAGCTTCTTCAAAAGAGAAATAATATGGATCAATTATCATTGTTTTGTGCAATCTCAAAAATATAGCAGGATCATGAAAAGCTTCAGTTCTTGTAACAAGTATTAAACCGGAATCAAACTTTTTTCTTGCTTCATTTTCGTCAATTAAGACAACGTTGGTTAGGCTATTCAGATAAGACCGTTGGTTAGGCGTAGCAGATAGCAATTGAGGATCGATATCTTTCAAATTTTCAGATACCGTCACAAATATCGAAAGATTCTCCTTCGAAGGGAATCCCCATGCCAGCCGATTGAGATAGTCAGCTAATGTATTTTTATCACCAATTGCCGGATAGACTAAAATGGAATTTACAGACCTGTCAATAAATTGGTCAGCTACTATTCTAGTACCGGCATAAAGCAAGTAGGTCCTGAATTTTCTTTTAATAGCTGAGAGATCTCTTTTACCATACGCCACTTCACTCATAATTTATCCCTTAATTGTTTGTAAAGTGTTTCAGCCAGTATAAAATCTTCCGGTTCATCTATGTCAATGGATTCAAGATTGTTCATTTCAAACATCTGCGGTTTCAAACCAATTCGGCGATTTCCAGCATTTTTGAACGATTCTCTGGAAAAGATATAGATGTTAGAATTTTCCTCAAACAAAGGAGGCAGATCCTGTGTCCTGAGAAGTTCCTGAGGGTTGTGATTTACTGGTTCGCCGTTTTGCCAATAAAGACGTGTTTGCAAACGATTTACAGAAAACAAAGAATCGAATTCACTCAAATTTTCAAAATATTCCTCTATGGCACGATCAATAGTATCTGCTGTCAACAGTGGATTAGTACTGTGGGTCTGAAGAAAATGTTCTCCTTCAAGTTTTGAGATATCATAGTCAATGATATCGTTCATAGCTACGATATCCCCCATAAGTTCTTCAGGACGTTCAATTATTCTTACATTGTCAAAATTGGATATTGCATTCTCTGAAATCTGTTTGCTGTCAGTGTTGATGCAAACTTCTTTTATGTACTTAGATTGTGAAAGAGATTCCATAACCCGATGATAAAGCGGCTTACCGGAGAAATCTCTCAGATTCTTGTTAGGGACCCTTTCTGAATGTTTTTTCATTGGAAGGAGAGCTATAATATTT is part of the Methanococcoides orientis genome and harbors:
- a CDS encoding NAD-dependent epimerase/dehydratase family protein, whose product is MSKKVVVFGGSGFLGSHIADALTQSGYQVRIFDIKTSPYLKAGQEMFIGDILNKESVENAVDGCDVVYNLAGIADIDECVRRPIDTIRYNILGNAMVLEAAKNAGVERFIFSSSVYVYSQTGSFYRSSKQSAESFIEDYNKLFDLPYTILRYGSLYGNRADDRNSIYRLIKEALTTKKIEYHGTGEEIREYIHVEDAARSSVEVLDPEYENQHVILTGNQTLKYKDLLNMVNEMSGGDVEIIYENSKSETHYQVTPYSFNPRIGRKLTSNYYVDMGQGLLSIMSEIFASIHKEVHEEMGYLIEDGMKNE
- a CDS encoding phosphoglycerate dehydrogenase, producing the protein MDKATSIKKVFISTHPFGEISTEPLDLLEAEGISYKLNPYGRKITTQELATQIIDCDALIAGTEIIDASVFENAPDLKLISRVGIGLDGVDFDLAKMRNVKVAFTPDAPTVAVAELCMGLILDCLRRITATDRHLREGKWHRHMGGLLYGKTVGIIGLGRIGKTLVHLLQPFNVNILANDIDPDMAFGHMMGIEWVDKDSLLENSDVVSLNIPLTESTFHLIDDNALKKMRSTAVLINTARGPVVDELALLSALEEGMIAGAAIDVFENEPYDGPLSQCESVVLTCHMGASTRESRQRMELEATEEIIRYNCNEKLKNEVLF
- a CDS encoding HpcH/HpaI aldolase family protein, whose product is MTLKEKLKNRELTIGSWITLGHPSIAEIMARAGYDWLTVDMEHSAITLHQAQQLIQVIELAGCVPLVRVGKNDPNLIKRVMDAGAHGVIVPMVNCREDAEQAVSSVKYPPKGIRGVGLARAQGYGESFEEYKEWNDEESIVIVQVEHIEAVENLEEILTVDGVDGFIIGPYDLSGSLGVPGQFDHPDVVKALEKVKEVSNRLDSLSGFHVIPPTFDEFKEKVDEGYRFIAHSLDILFLGEGCRNSIEQIKKL
- a CDS encoding acylneuraminate cytidylyltransferase family protein, with amino-acid sequence MDKNIIALLPMKKHSERVPNKNLRDFSGKPLYHRVMESLSQSKYIKEVCINTDSKQISENAISNFDNVRIIERPEELMGDIVAMNDIIDYDISKLEGEHFLQTHSTNPLLTADTIDRAIEEYFENLSEFDSLFSVNRLQTRLYWQNGEPVNHNPQELLRTQDLPPLFEENSNIYIFSRESFKNAGNRRIGLKPQMFEMNNLESIDIDEPEDFILAETLYKQLRDKL